Proteins encoded in a region of the Clostridium beijerinckii genome:
- a CDS encoding acyl-CoA thioesterase: MYISETRIVVRYAETDKMGIVHHSNYFIWFEAGRTDFIKGSNISYSEMEENGILIPLSESNCKYIIGAKYEDELIIKTWVKQLTPVKVEFNYSVIRENDQKEIAKGSTLHVFVNNDFKIINLKKVNKEIFNKLESLI; this comes from the coding sequence TTGTATATAAGTGAAACAAGGATTGTAGTAAGATATGCAGAAACAGATAAAATGGGAATTGTTCACCATTCTAATTACTTTATTTGGTTTGAGGCAGGGAGAACTGATTTCATAAAAGGAAGTAATATAAGTTACAGTGAAATGGAGGAAAATGGCATACTAATACCTTTATCTGAAAGTAATTGTAAATATATTATAGGAGCAAAATATGAAGATGAATTAATCATAAAAACATGGGTTAAGCAACTAACACCTGTTAAGGTAGAGTTTAATTATTCCGTTATCAGAGAAAATGATCAAAAAGAAATTGCTAAAGGAAGTACATTACATGTTTTTGTTAACAATGACTTTAAGATAATTAACTTAAAGAAGGTCAATAAAGAAATATTTAATAAGTTAGAATCTTTAATATAA